Proteins from a genomic interval of Acinonyx jubatus isolate Ajub_Pintada_27869175 chromosome B4, VMU_Ajub_asm_v1.0, whole genome shotgun sequence:
- the BAZ2A gene encoding bromodomain adjacent to zinc finger domain protein 2A isoform X2, which yields MEANDHFNFTGLPPAPAASGLKPSPSSGEGLYTNGSPMNFPQQGKSLNGDVNVNGLSTVSHTTTSGILNSAPHSSSTSHLHHPSVAYDCLWNYSQYPSANPGSNLKDPPLLSQFSGGQYPLNGILGGSRQPSSPSHNTNLRAGSQEFWANGTQSPMGLNFDSQELYDSFPDQNFEVMPNGPPSFFTSPQTSPMLGSSIQTFAPSQEVGSGIHPNEAAEKELTSVVAENGTGLVGSLELEEEQPELKMCGYNGSVPSVESLHQEVSVLVPDPTVSCLDDPSHLPDQLEDTPILSEVSLEPFNPLAPEPVSGGLYGIDDTELMGTEDKLPLEDSPVISALDCPSLNNATAFSLLADDSQTSASIFASPTSPPVLGESVLQDNTFDLNNGSDAEQEEMETQSSDFPPSLTQPAPDQSSTIQLHPATSPAAPPTASPAISLAVSPAASLEISPEVSPAVSPAVSPEVSPVISPAAFPAVSPTSSAALPPVSSEVSLTASPVTSPKVSPAASPAAVLPTASPADKDVSSLPETTADLEEITGEGVTTSGSGDVLRRRIATPEEVRLPLQHGWRREVRIKKGSHRWQGETWYYGPCGKRMKQFPEVIKYLSRNVVHNVRREHFSFSPRMPVGDFFEERDTPEGLQWVQLSAEEIPSRIQAITGKRGRPRNTEKAKTKEVPKVKRGRGRPPKVKITELLNKTDNRLLKKLEAQETLNEEDKAKMTKIKKKMKQKVQRGECQSTVQGQARNKRKQETKSLKQKEAKKKPKVEKEKVKTKQEKLKEKVKREKKEKVKLKEKEEVAKGKSACKADKTLAMQRRLEERQRQQMILEEMKKPTEDMCLTDHQPLPDFSRIPGLILPSGAFSDCLTIVEFLHSFGKVLGFDPAKDVPSLGVLQEGLLCQGDSLGEVQDLLVRLLKAALYDPGLPSYCQSLKILGEKVSEIPLTRDNVSEILRCFLMAYGVEPALCDSLRTQPFQAQPPQQKAAVLAFLVHELNGSTLIINEIDKTLESMSSYRKNKWIVEGRLRRLKTALAKRTGRPEVEMQGPEEGLGRRRSSRIMEETSGMEEEEEEETVATVHGRRGRRDGEVDATASSIPELERQIEKLSKRQLFFRKKLLHSSQMLRAVSLGQDRYRRRYWVLPYLAGIFVEGTEESLVPEDVIKQETDSFKVAAHPAPSPAPFSLKKELAGSSTSASTPARARGRPRKTKPGSMQPRHLKSPVKGQGSEQPDVQLQPEIQPHPQLQAHAQPQPQLQLHPQSQNGFLEPEGSPLSLGQSQHDLSQSAFLSWLSQTQSHGSLLSSSVLTPDSSPGKLDPTPTQPLEEPEPDEAESIPDSQAPWFNFSAQMPCNAAPTPPPAVSEDQPTLSPQQPASSKPMSRPSAANPCSPVQLFSTPLPGMAAKRRAGDPGGTPQSLTGLGQPKRRGRPPSKFFKQIEQRYLTQLTAQPVPAEMCSGWWCIQDPETLDATLKALHPRGIREKALHKHLNKHRDFLQEVCLRPSTDPIFEPSQLPASQEGIMSWCPKEKTYETDLAVLQWVEELEQRVILSDLQIRGWTCPSPDSTREDLSYCEHLPDSQEDITWRGRGREGLAPQRKTTNPLDLAVMRLAALEQNVERRYLREPLWPAHEVVLEKALLSTPSSAPQCTTTEISYEITPRIRAWRQTLERCRSAAQVCLCLGQLERSIAWEKSVNKVTCLVCRKGDNDEFLLLCDGCDRGCHIYCHRPKMEAVPEGDWFCAVCLAQVEGGFTQKPGFPKRGQKRKSSYELNFPEGDGRRRRVLSRVRESPAAPRYSEEGLSPSKRRRLSMRNHHSDLTFCEIILMEMESHDAAWPFLEPVNPRLVSGYRRIIKNPMDFSTMRERLLRGGYTSSEEFAADALLVFDNCQTFNEDDSEVGKAGHIMRRFFESRWEEFYQGKQANL from the exons ATGGAGGCAAACGACCATTTTAACTTTACTGGCCTTCCCCCTGCACCTGCTGCCTCAGGACTGAAACCCTCTCCCTCCTCAGGGGAGGGCCTCTACACTAACGGGTCTCCCATGAACTTCCCCCAGCAAGGGAAAA gTTTGAATGGGGATGTGAATGTTAATGGCTTATCTACTGTATCTCACACTACTACTTCAGGGATTTTGAACTCTGCTCCCCACTCCTCCAGCACCTCACACCTCCATCACCCCAGCGTGGCCTACGACTGTCTCTGGAACTACTCACAGTACCCATCTGCCAATCCTGGCAGCAACCTCAAGGACCCACCCCTTCTCTCCCAGTTCTCGGGGGGACAATACCCACTCAACGGCATCCTTGGGGGCAGCCGGCAACCTTCATCCCCAAGTCACAACACTAACCTTCGGGCTGGGAGCCAAGAGTTCTGGGCCAACGGTACCCAGAGTCCCATGGGGCTTAACTTCGACTCACAGGAACTGTATGATTCCTTTCCTGACCAGAATTTTGAGGTGATGCCCAATGGACCCCCTAGTTTTTTCACCTCCCCACAGACTTCTCCTATGTTGGGATCCAGCATCCAGACCTTTGCACCCTCCCAGGAGGTAGGCAGTGGTATCCATCCCAATGAGGCGGCAGAAAAGGAGCTGACTTCAGTTGTGGCAGAGAATGGCACTGGCTTGGTAGGCAGCCTGGAGCTGGAAGAAGAGCAGCCAG AACTGAAGATGTGTGGCTACAATGGCTCTGTCCCTTCTGTGGAATCATTACACCAAGAGGTCTCAGTCTTGGTCCCTGACCCCACAGTGAGCTGCTTAGATGATCCTTCACATCTTCCTGATCAACTGGAAGACACTCCAATCCTCAGTGAAGTCTCTCTGGAGCCCTTCAACCCTCTGGCACCGG AGCCAGTGAGTGGAGGACTCTATGGTATAGATGACACGGAGCTGATGGGTACAGAGGACAAGCTGCCTCTTGAGGACAGCCCTGTGATTTCTGCCCTTGATTGCCCTTCCCTCAATAACGCCACTGCCTTCAGTCTCCTGGCAGATGATAGTCAAACTTCAGCCTCTATCTTTGCCAGCCCCACCTCTCCACCTGTCCTTGGGGAGTCTGTCCTGCAAG ATAACACCTTTGACCTGAACAATGGTAGTGAtgcagaacaggaagaaatggagactcagTCTTCAGACTTCCCACCATCTCTGACCCAGCCAGCCCCTGACCAGTCATCCACTATTCAGCTCCATCCAGCAACTTCACCAGCAGCCCCACCAACAGCCTCCCCAGCAATCTCCCTGGCAGTTTCGCCAGCAGCCTCCCTGGAAATCTCTCCAGAAGTCTCCCCAGCAGTTTCGCCAGCAGTCTCCCCAGAAGTTTCTCCAGTCATCTCCCCAGCAGCATTCCCAGCTGTCTCTCCAACTTCCTCAGCAGCCCTTCCACCAGTCTCCTCAGAAGTCTCCTTGACGGCCTCCCCGGTGACCTCCCCAAAAGTGTCCCCTGCAGCTTCCCCAGCAGCTGTCCTCCCAACAGCCTCCCCGGCAGATAAAGATGTCAGCAGCCTCCCTGAAACCACTGCTGACCTGGAGGAAATCACTGGAGAAGGAGTCACTACTTCTGGTAGTG GTGATGTCCTGAGGAGACGTATTGCTACCCCAGAAGAAGTTCGTCTTCCCCTCCAGCATGG GTGGCGGAGAGAGGTGCGCATCAAGAAGGGTAGCCACCGATGGCAGGGGGAGACATGGTATTATGGCCCCTGTGGGAAGAGGATGAAACAGTTCCCAGAAGTGATCAAG TACCTGAGCCGCAACGTGGTACACAATGTCCGTCGTGAGCACTTCAGTTTCAGTCCCCGTATGCCTGTTGGAGATTTCTTTGAAGAGAGAGACACGCCAGAG GGCTTGCAGTGGGTGCAGCTCTCAGCAGAGGAGATCCCTTCCAGGATTCAGGCAATTACGGGGAAACGGGGCCGACCTCGAAACACTGAGAAGGCCAAGACTAAGGAAGTCCCCAAGGTGAAACGGGGACGAGGTCGGCCACCGAAGGTCAAAATCACCGAGCTGTTGAATAAGACAGATAACCGCCTCCTAAAGAAACTGGAGGCCCAAG AAACACTGAATGAGGAAGATAAAGCAAAGATGACTAAAATCAAGAAGAAGATGAAGCAGAAGGTACAACGAGGAGAGTGTCAGTCTACTGTCCAAGGGCAG GCCAGAAACAAGCGGAAACAAGAGACCAAGAGCTTAAAGCAGAAGGAAGCTAAGAAGAAACCCAAG gtggagaaggagaaggtaaagacaaagcaggaaaaactgaaggagaaagtgaagagagagaagaaagagaaggtaaaattgaaggaaaaggaggaagtggCCAAAGGCAAGTCAGCCTGTAAAGCAGATAAAACGCTGGCCATGCAGAGGCGCTTGGAGGAGCGGCAGAGGCAGCAGATGATCTTGGAGGAGATGAAGAAGCCCACAGAGGATATGTGTCTGACTGACCATCAG CCTCTACCTGACTTCTCACGCATCCCTGGTCTGATCCTGCCCAGTGGGGCCTTCTCAGACTGCTTGACCATCGTGGAATTCCTGCACAGCTTCGGCAAGGTGCTGGGCTTTGACCCTGCCAAAGATGTACCCAGCCTGGGGGTCCTACAGGAGGGACTCCTGTGTCAAGGTGACAGCCTGGGTGAGGTGCAAGATCTGCTGGTGCGGCTCCTGAAGGCTGCGCTCTATGATCCTGGCTTGCCTTCCTACTGTCAG TCCTTAAAGATCTTGGGAGAGAAGGTGTCTGAGATCCCACTGACAAGAGACAATGTGTCTGAGATCCTGCGCTGCTTCCTCATGGCGTATGGAGTGGAGCCAGCCCTCTGTGACAGCCTGCGCACCCAGCCTTTTCAGGCCCAGCCACCCCAGCAGAAGGCTGCTGTCCTGGCCTTCCTTGTACATGAGCTCAACGGTTCCACACTCATCATCAA TGAGATTGACAAGACTCTGGAGAGTATGTCCAGCTACAGGAAAAACAAGTGGATTGTCGAAGGCCGGCTCCGGAG ACTGAAAACTGCTCTGGCCAAGCGAACTGGGCGACCGGAGGTAGAGATGCAAGGGCCAGAGGAGGGCCTGGGGCGGAGGCGCAGTTCTCGAATCATGGAGGAGACCAGTGgcatggaggaagaggaagaggaagagactgtGGCAACTGTCCATGGCCGTAGGGGTCGAAGAGATGGAGAG gttgATGCCACAGCATCAAGCATCCCAGAGCTAGAGCGCCAAATAGAAAAACTCAGCAAG CGTCAGCTCTTCTTTCGAAAAAAGCTGCTTCATTCATCCCAGATGCTTCGGGCAGTCTCCTTGGGTCAGGACCGCTACAGACGCCGCTATTGGGTCTTGCCCTATTTGGCTGGTATCTTTGTGGAAGGAACAGAGGAGAGCTTAG TTCCTGAGGATGTGATAAAGCAGGAAACTGACTCCTTCAAAGTGGCAGCCcatccagcccccagcccagcccccttcTCCCTGAAGAAGGAGTTAGCTGGCTCCAGCACCTCTGCCAGTACTCCTGCCCGGGCCCGAGGCCGACCTCGGAAAACTAAGCCTGGGTCTATGCAACCTAGGCACCTTAAATCCCCTGTTAAGGGTCAGGGTTCAGAACAGCCTGATGTCCAGCTTCAGCCTGAAATTCAGCCCCATCCTCAGCTTCAGGCTCATGCTCAGCCCCAACCCCAGCTTCAGCTCCATCCCCAATCCCAAAATGGGTTCCTGGAGCCAGAAGGCTCCCCCTTGTCCTTGGGTCAGAGCCAGCATGACCTCAGCCAGTCAGCCTTCCTGTCTTGGCTGAGCCAGACTCAGAGCCATGGCTCCCTACTGAGCAGCTCAGTCCTCACACCTGACAGCAGCCCTGGAAAACTGGACCCAACCCCAACACAGCCCTTGGAGGAGCCAGAGCCTGATGAGGCAGAATCCATCCCCGATTCTCAAGCTCCCTGGTTTAACTTCTCAGCCCAGATGCCTTGCAATGCTGCCCCTACACCACCCCCTGCAGTTTCTGAGGACCAGCCTACACTCTCCCCTCAGCAACCTGCCTCCTCCAAGCCA ATGAGTAGACCCAGTGCTGCCAACCCCTGTTCTCCAGTGCAGCTCTTTTCTACCCCTTTACCTGGGATGGCCGCTAAGAGGCGAGCAGGAGACCCTGGGGGAACACCACAGAGTCTCACAGGGCTAGGACAGCCAAAACGGAGAGGGAGACCCCCCAGTAAGTTCTTCAAACAGATAGAGCAGCGTTATCTAACCCAGCTGACTGCCCAGCCCGTCCCCGCAG AGATGTGCTCTGGCTGGTGGTGCATCCAAGATCCTGAGACACTGGATGCCACGCTCAAGGCCCTGCACCCCCGAGGCATCCGAGAAAAGGCACTTCACAAACACCTAAACAAGCACAGGGACTTCTTACAGGAAGTCTGCCTACGACCTTCAACTG ACCCCATCTTTGAGCCCAGTCAGCTACCTGCCTCTCAAGAAGGGATTATGAGCTGGTGCCCCAAAGAGAAGACCTATGAGACAGACCTGGCCGTGCTTCAGTGGGTAGAGGAGCTGGAACAGCGGGTTATCCTGTCTGATCTGCAGATTCGG GGCTGGACCTGTCCCAGCCCAGACTCTACTCGTGAAGACTTGTCCTACTGTGAGCATCTACCTGACTCTCAGGAGGATATCACCTGGAGAGGTCGAGGTAGGGAAGGACTGGCACCCCAACGTAAAACTACCAACCCTCTGGACCTGGCTGTGATGCGGCTGGCTGCCCTGGAGCAGAATGTGGAGCGGCGGTATCTACGGGAGCCCCTCTGGCCAGCTCATGAGGTGGTGCTAGAGAAGGCCTTGCTCAGCACGCCCAGTAGTGCCCCCCAGTGCACCACTACAGAGAT ATCATATGAGATCACCCCTCGCATTCGAGCATGGCGACAGACCCTTGAGCGGTGCAGGAGTGCGGCCCAGGTGTGCTTGTGCCTGGGCCAGCTGGAGAGGTCGATTGCCTGGGAGAAGTCCGTCAACAAAGTG ACCTGTCTCGTCTGCCGGAAGGGTGACAATGATGAGTTTCTTCTGCTTTGTGATGGGTGTGACCGCGGCTGCCACATTTACTGCCATCGGCCCAAGATGGAGGCTGTCCCAGAAGGAGATTGGTTCTGTGCAGTATGTTTGGCCCAG
- the BAZ2A gene encoding bromodomain adjacent to zinc finger domain protein 2A isoform X1 gives MEANDHFNFTGLPPAPAASGLKPSPSSGEGLYTNGSPMNFPQQGKSLNGDVNVNGLSTVSHTTTSGILNSAPHSSSTSHLHHPSVAYDCLWNYSQYPSANPGSNLKDPPLLSQFSGGQYPLNGILGGSRQPSSPSHNTNLRAGSQEFWANGTQSPMGLNFDSQELYDSFPDQNFEVMPNGPPSFFTSPQTSPMLGSSIQTFAPSQEVGSGIHPNEAAEKELTSVVAENGTGLVGSLELEEEQPELKMCGYNGSVPSVESLHQEVSVLVPDPTVSCLDDPSHLPDQLEDTPILSEVSLEPFNPLAPEPVSGGLYGIDDTELMGTEDKLPLEDSPVISALDCPSLNNATAFSLLADDSQTSASIFASPTSPPVLGESVLQDNTFDLNNGSDAEQEEMETQSSDFPPSLTQPAPDQSSTIQLHPATSPAAPPTASPAISLAVSPAASLEISPEVSPAVSPAVSPEVSPVISPAAFPAVSPTSSAALPPVSSEVSLTASPVTSPKVSPAASPAAVLPTASPADKDVSSLPETTADLEEITGEGVTTSGSGDVLRRRIATPEEVRLPLQHGWRREVRIKKGSHRWQGETWYYGPCGKRMKQFPEVIKYLSRNVVHNVRREHFSFSPRMPVGDFFEERDTPEGLQWVQLSAEEIPSRIQAITGKRGRPRNTEKAKTKEVPKVKRGRGRPPKVKITELLNKTDNRLLKKLEAQETLNEEDKAKMTKIKKKMKQKVQRGECQSTVQGQARNKRKQETKSLKQKEAKKKPKVEKEKVKTKQEKLKEKVKREKKEKVKLKEKEEVAKGKSACKADKTLAMQRRLEERQRQQMILEEMKKPTEDMCLTDHQPLPDFSRIPGLILPSGAFSDCLTIVEFLHSFGKVLGFDPAKDVPSLGVLQEGLLCQGDSLGEVQDLLVRLLKAALYDPGLPSYCQSLKILGEKVSEIPLTRDNVSEILRCFLMAYGVEPALCDSLRTQPFQAQPPQQKAAVLAFLVHELNGSTLIINEIDKTLESMSSYRKNKWIVEGRLRRLKTALAKRTGRPEVEMQGPEEGLGRRRSSRIMEETSGMEEEEEEETVATVHGRRGRRDGEVDATASSIPELERQIEKLSKRQLFFRKKLLHSSQMLRAVSLGQDRYRRRYWVLPYLAGIFVEGTEESLVPEDVIKQETDSFKVAAHPAPSPAPFSLKKELAGSSTSASTPARARGRPRKTKPGSMQPRHLKSPVKGQGSEQPDVQLQPEIQPHPQLQAHAQPQPQLQLHPQSQNGFLEPEGSPLSLGQSQHDLSQSAFLSWLSQTQSHGSLLSSSVLTPDSSPGKLDPTPTQPLEEPEPDEAESIPDSQAPWFNFSAQMPCNAAPTPPPAVSEDQPTLSPQQPASSKPMSRPSAANPCSPVQLFSTPLPGMAAKRRAGDPGGTPQSLTGLGQPKRRGRPPSKFFKQIEQRYLTQLTAQPVPAEMCSGWWCIQDPETLDATLKALHPRGIREKALHKHLNKHRDFLQEVCLRPSTDPIFEPSQLPASQEGIMSWCPKEKTYETDLAVLQWVEELEQRVILSDLQIRGWTCPSPDSTREDLSYCEHLPDSQEDITWRGRGREGLAPQRKTTNPLDLAVMRLAALEQNVERRYLREPLWPAHEVVLEKALLSTPSSAPQCTTTEISYEITPRIRAWRQTLERCRSAAQVCLCLGQLERSIAWEKSVNKVTCLVCRKGDNDEFLLLCDGCDRGCHIYCHRPKMEAVPEGDWFCAVCLAQQVEGGFTQKPGFPKRGQKRKSSYELNFPEGDGRRRRVLSRVRESPAAPRYSEEGLSPSKRRRLSMRNHHSDLTFCEIILMEMESHDAAWPFLEPVNPRLVSGYRRIIKNPMDFSTMRERLLRGGYTSSEEFAADALLVFDNCQTFNEDDSEVGKAGHIMRRFFESRWEEFYQGKQANL, from the exons ATGGAGGCAAACGACCATTTTAACTTTACTGGCCTTCCCCCTGCACCTGCTGCCTCAGGACTGAAACCCTCTCCCTCCTCAGGGGAGGGCCTCTACACTAACGGGTCTCCCATGAACTTCCCCCAGCAAGGGAAAA gTTTGAATGGGGATGTGAATGTTAATGGCTTATCTACTGTATCTCACACTACTACTTCAGGGATTTTGAACTCTGCTCCCCACTCCTCCAGCACCTCACACCTCCATCACCCCAGCGTGGCCTACGACTGTCTCTGGAACTACTCACAGTACCCATCTGCCAATCCTGGCAGCAACCTCAAGGACCCACCCCTTCTCTCCCAGTTCTCGGGGGGACAATACCCACTCAACGGCATCCTTGGGGGCAGCCGGCAACCTTCATCCCCAAGTCACAACACTAACCTTCGGGCTGGGAGCCAAGAGTTCTGGGCCAACGGTACCCAGAGTCCCATGGGGCTTAACTTCGACTCACAGGAACTGTATGATTCCTTTCCTGACCAGAATTTTGAGGTGATGCCCAATGGACCCCCTAGTTTTTTCACCTCCCCACAGACTTCTCCTATGTTGGGATCCAGCATCCAGACCTTTGCACCCTCCCAGGAGGTAGGCAGTGGTATCCATCCCAATGAGGCGGCAGAAAAGGAGCTGACTTCAGTTGTGGCAGAGAATGGCACTGGCTTGGTAGGCAGCCTGGAGCTGGAAGAAGAGCAGCCAG AACTGAAGATGTGTGGCTACAATGGCTCTGTCCCTTCTGTGGAATCATTACACCAAGAGGTCTCAGTCTTGGTCCCTGACCCCACAGTGAGCTGCTTAGATGATCCTTCACATCTTCCTGATCAACTGGAAGACACTCCAATCCTCAGTGAAGTCTCTCTGGAGCCCTTCAACCCTCTGGCACCGG AGCCAGTGAGTGGAGGACTCTATGGTATAGATGACACGGAGCTGATGGGTACAGAGGACAAGCTGCCTCTTGAGGACAGCCCTGTGATTTCTGCCCTTGATTGCCCTTCCCTCAATAACGCCACTGCCTTCAGTCTCCTGGCAGATGATAGTCAAACTTCAGCCTCTATCTTTGCCAGCCCCACCTCTCCACCTGTCCTTGGGGAGTCTGTCCTGCAAG ATAACACCTTTGACCTGAACAATGGTAGTGAtgcagaacaggaagaaatggagactcagTCTTCAGACTTCCCACCATCTCTGACCCAGCCAGCCCCTGACCAGTCATCCACTATTCAGCTCCATCCAGCAACTTCACCAGCAGCCCCACCAACAGCCTCCCCAGCAATCTCCCTGGCAGTTTCGCCAGCAGCCTCCCTGGAAATCTCTCCAGAAGTCTCCCCAGCAGTTTCGCCAGCAGTCTCCCCAGAAGTTTCTCCAGTCATCTCCCCAGCAGCATTCCCAGCTGTCTCTCCAACTTCCTCAGCAGCCCTTCCACCAGTCTCCTCAGAAGTCTCCTTGACGGCCTCCCCGGTGACCTCCCCAAAAGTGTCCCCTGCAGCTTCCCCAGCAGCTGTCCTCCCAACAGCCTCCCCGGCAGATAAAGATGTCAGCAGCCTCCCTGAAACCACTGCTGACCTGGAGGAAATCACTGGAGAAGGAGTCACTACTTCTGGTAGTG GTGATGTCCTGAGGAGACGTATTGCTACCCCAGAAGAAGTTCGTCTTCCCCTCCAGCATGG GTGGCGGAGAGAGGTGCGCATCAAGAAGGGTAGCCACCGATGGCAGGGGGAGACATGGTATTATGGCCCCTGTGGGAAGAGGATGAAACAGTTCCCAGAAGTGATCAAG TACCTGAGCCGCAACGTGGTACACAATGTCCGTCGTGAGCACTTCAGTTTCAGTCCCCGTATGCCTGTTGGAGATTTCTTTGAAGAGAGAGACACGCCAGAG GGCTTGCAGTGGGTGCAGCTCTCAGCAGAGGAGATCCCTTCCAGGATTCAGGCAATTACGGGGAAACGGGGCCGACCTCGAAACACTGAGAAGGCCAAGACTAAGGAAGTCCCCAAGGTGAAACGGGGACGAGGTCGGCCACCGAAGGTCAAAATCACCGAGCTGTTGAATAAGACAGATAACCGCCTCCTAAAGAAACTGGAGGCCCAAG AAACACTGAATGAGGAAGATAAAGCAAAGATGACTAAAATCAAGAAGAAGATGAAGCAGAAGGTACAACGAGGAGAGTGTCAGTCTACTGTCCAAGGGCAG GCCAGAAACAAGCGGAAACAAGAGACCAAGAGCTTAAAGCAGAAGGAAGCTAAGAAGAAACCCAAG gtggagaaggagaaggtaaagacaaagcaggaaaaactgaaggagaaagtgaagagagagaagaaagagaaggtaaaattgaaggaaaaggaggaagtggCCAAAGGCAAGTCAGCCTGTAAAGCAGATAAAACGCTGGCCATGCAGAGGCGCTTGGAGGAGCGGCAGAGGCAGCAGATGATCTTGGAGGAGATGAAGAAGCCCACAGAGGATATGTGTCTGACTGACCATCAG CCTCTACCTGACTTCTCACGCATCCCTGGTCTGATCCTGCCCAGTGGGGCCTTCTCAGACTGCTTGACCATCGTGGAATTCCTGCACAGCTTCGGCAAGGTGCTGGGCTTTGACCCTGCCAAAGATGTACCCAGCCTGGGGGTCCTACAGGAGGGACTCCTGTGTCAAGGTGACAGCCTGGGTGAGGTGCAAGATCTGCTGGTGCGGCTCCTGAAGGCTGCGCTCTATGATCCTGGCTTGCCTTCCTACTGTCAG TCCTTAAAGATCTTGGGAGAGAAGGTGTCTGAGATCCCACTGACAAGAGACAATGTGTCTGAGATCCTGCGCTGCTTCCTCATGGCGTATGGAGTGGAGCCAGCCCTCTGTGACAGCCTGCGCACCCAGCCTTTTCAGGCCCAGCCACCCCAGCAGAAGGCTGCTGTCCTGGCCTTCCTTGTACATGAGCTCAACGGTTCCACACTCATCATCAA TGAGATTGACAAGACTCTGGAGAGTATGTCCAGCTACAGGAAAAACAAGTGGATTGTCGAAGGCCGGCTCCGGAG ACTGAAAACTGCTCTGGCCAAGCGAACTGGGCGACCGGAGGTAGAGATGCAAGGGCCAGAGGAGGGCCTGGGGCGGAGGCGCAGTTCTCGAATCATGGAGGAGACCAGTGgcatggaggaagaggaagaggaagagactgtGGCAACTGTCCATGGCCGTAGGGGTCGAAGAGATGGAGAG gttgATGCCACAGCATCAAGCATCCCAGAGCTAGAGCGCCAAATAGAAAAACTCAGCAAG CGTCAGCTCTTCTTTCGAAAAAAGCTGCTTCATTCATCCCAGATGCTTCGGGCAGTCTCCTTGGGTCAGGACCGCTACAGACGCCGCTATTGGGTCTTGCCCTATTTGGCTGGTATCTTTGTGGAAGGAACAGAGGAGAGCTTAG TTCCTGAGGATGTGATAAAGCAGGAAACTGACTCCTTCAAAGTGGCAGCCcatccagcccccagcccagcccccttcTCCCTGAAGAAGGAGTTAGCTGGCTCCAGCACCTCTGCCAGTACTCCTGCCCGGGCCCGAGGCCGACCTCGGAAAACTAAGCCTGGGTCTATGCAACCTAGGCACCTTAAATCCCCTGTTAAGGGTCAGGGTTCAGAACAGCCTGATGTCCAGCTTCAGCCTGAAATTCAGCCCCATCCTCAGCTTCAGGCTCATGCTCAGCCCCAACCCCAGCTTCAGCTCCATCCCCAATCCCAAAATGGGTTCCTGGAGCCAGAAGGCTCCCCCTTGTCCTTGGGTCAGAGCCAGCATGACCTCAGCCAGTCAGCCTTCCTGTCTTGGCTGAGCCAGACTCAGAGCCATGGCTCCCTACTGAGCAGCTCAGTCCTCACACCTGACAGCAGCCCTGGAAAACTGGACCCAACCCCAACACAGCCCTTGGAGGAGCCAGAGCCTGATGAGGCAGAATCCATCCCCGATTCTCAAGCTCCCTGGTTTAACTTCTCAGCCCAGATGCCTTGCAATGCTGCCCCTACACCACCCCCTGCAGTTTCTGAGGACCAGCCTACACTCTCCCCTCAGCAACCTGCCTCCTCCAAGCCA ATGAGTAGACCCAGTGCTGCCAACCCCTGTTCTCCAGTGCAGCTCTTTTCTACCCCTTTACCTGGGATGGCCGCTAAGAGGCGAGCAGGAGACCCTGGGGGAACACCACAGAGTCTCACAGGGCTAGGACAGCCAAAACGGAGAGGGAGACCCCCCAGTAAGTTCTTCAAACAGATAGAGCAGCGTTATCTAACCCAGCTGACTGCCCAGCCCGTCCCCGCAG AGATGTGCTCTGGCTGGTGGTGCATCCAAGATCCTGAGACACTGGATGCCACGCTCAAGGCCCTGCACCCCCGAGGCATCCGAGAAAAGGCACTTCACAAACACCTAAACAAGCACAGGGACTTCTTACAGGAAGTCTGCCTACGACCTTCAACTG ACCCCATCTTTGAGCCCAGTCAGCTACCTGCCTCTCAAGAAGGGATTATGAGCTGGTGCCCCAAAGAGAAGACCTATGAGACAGACCTGGCCGTGCTTCAGTGGGTAGAGGAGCTGGAACAGCGGGTTATCCTGTCTGATCTGCAGATTCGG GGCTGGACCTGTCCCAGCCCAGACTCTACTCGTGAAGACTTGTCCTACTGTGAGCATCTACCTGACTCTCAGGAGGATATCACCTGGAGAGGTCGAGGTAGGGAAGGACTGGCACCCCAACGTAAAACTACCAACCCTCTGGACCTGGCTGTGATGCGGCTGGCTGCCCTGGAGCAGAATGTGGAGCGGCGGTATCTACGGGAGCCCCTCTGGCCAGCTCATGAGGTGGTGCTAGAGAAGGCCTTGCTCAGCACGCCCAGTAGTGCCCCCCAGTGCACCACTACAGAGAT ATCATATGAGATCACCCCTCGCATTCGAGCATGGCGACAGACCCTTGAGCGGTGCAGGAGTGCGGCCCAGGTGTGCTTGTGCCTGGGCCAGCTGGAGAGGTCGATTGCCTGGGAGAAGTCCGTCAACAAAGTG ACCTGTCTCGTCTGCCGGAAGGGTGACAATGATGAGTTTCTTCTGCTTTGTGATGGGTGTGACCGCGGCTGCCACATTTACTGCCATCGGCCCAAGATGGAGGCTGTCCCAGAAGGAGATTGGTTCTGTGCAGTATGTTTGGCCCAG